One Sphaeramia orbicularis chromosome 21, fSphaOr1.1, whole genome shotgun sequence DNA window includes the following coding sequences:
- the LOC115412058 gene encoding uncharacterized protein LOC115412058 — MAFPRMSSTVLWFSLILFVYWTTSAAESHDPSPADLSALRRLKRELDATTKERVQSGFQVGVDLLTMVTDVTNTFKPKQLESVFNSLANFASLAPGIGSLVISFVNVVLAIIPQENSIEELRNGFSEVNRRLDSLASQISDLAIDVEWFNFASVYSQDEARILNAWTKFNELEQNLKLVTSAEEKLRLAEIFANFYENSGTEGSVFNIYHYLTVSGTSLTRNINNLLKDKFKCSISEMGRYNLYLSSLLWKGMFLNQLYWKLIGFSSSGQQDEHNRMFKNVFKAQNDSLYFCLDKFDEYVVEDVEVTSKKFPKDRKQDIADEVRKTLDEKYFWYKWAVIVYEQKHEAYYKLVHMWRVPVGDVGVAVGYTNKETHTYEEQVETAAMKCLNEIQCSDLKQKSQDCELEFPTGMEILLPPSVIPVPISLYRKFSDYAKVLNYFYYYTPVMSPQPAFNYMQCTNSDGYKYRLNIYLTRQLPVCSSPDTCLNGGECRRLMDSNDHLCDCPDGYYGNRCENSTSIYQNIDIGSLVPDITTLNTKLDRTDDKLDRILDTCLKQLDQVETSSVGTLALAAEATFLPLPLLQTCCSRSASVHPPTDVDKFSVQILDTCLLNYLSTVRSLEDANAKLELKIRQWVESSGDSTSRDYSTCFQTMSIIRSKVQGESSPASKPCSSSSPR; from the exons ATGGCGTTCCCTCGGATGTCCTCCACCGTGCTGTGGTTCTCACTCATACTCTTTGTTTATTGGACGACCTCAGctgctgagtcacatgaccctTCACCTGCTGACCTCTCAGCCCTTCGCAGGCTCAAAAGAGAGCTGGATGCAACCACCAAAGAACGGGTCCAGAGTGGGTTCCAGGTGGGCGTAGACTTGCTGACCATGGTCACAGACGTGACGAACACATTCAAACCTAAGCAGCTTGAGTCTGTGTTCAACAGCCTGGCCAACTTTGCCAGTTTGGCGCCCGGTATCGGAAGTCTGGTCATCTCATTTGTCAACGTGGTTTTGGCCATCATCCCTCAGGAAAACAGCATCGAGGAGCTGAGGAACGGCTTCAGCGAGGTCAACCGGAGGCTGGACTCACTGGCCTCCCAGATATCTGACCTGGCCATAGATGTGGAGTGGTTCAACTTCGCCAGCGTCTACTCTCAAGATGAGGCTCGCATCCTGAACGCCTGGACGAAGTTCAATGAGCTTGAGCAGAACCTCAAGCTGGTGACGAGTGCAGAGGAGAAGCTGAGGCTGGCGGAGATCTTCGCCAACTTCTATGAGAACTCAGGGACTGAGGGCAGCGTGTTCAACATCTATCATTACCTGACGGTCAGCGGCACGTCTCTGACCAGGAACATCAACAACCTGTTGAAGGACAAGTTTAAGTGCAGCATCAGTGAAATGGGCCGCTATAACCTGTACCTGAGCAGTCTGCTGTGGAAGGGCATGTTCCTCAACCAGCTCTACTGGAAACTCATCGGATTCAGTTCATCAGGTCAACAGGACGAACATAACCGCATGTTCAAGAACGTCTTCAAAGCTCAGAATGATTCTTTGTACTTCTGTCTGGACAAATTTGATGAGTACGTGGTTGAAGACGTGGAAGTGACCAGCAAAAAATTCCCCAAAGACCGAAAACAGGACATCGCTGACGAGGTCCGAAAGACTCTGGATGAGAAGTACTTCTGGTACAAGTGGGCAGTGATAGTGTACGAGCAGAAGCATGAGGCCTACTACAAACTGGTCCATATGTGGCGTGTACCTGTGGGGGATGTGGGGGTGGCAGTGGGATACACCAacaaggaaacacacacatacgAAGAGCAAGTTGAGACTGCTGCTATGAAATGCTTGAATGAGATCCAGTGTTCGGACCTTAAACAGAAGTCCCAGGACTGTGAGCTTGAGTTTCCCACTGGAATGGAAATATTGTTGCCCCCAAGTGTTATTCCTGTACCCATATCTCTATATAGAAAGTTTTCAGATTATGCCAAAGTTTTgaattatttctattattatacTCCAGTGATGTCACCACAGCCTGCTTTCAACTATATGCAGTGCACAAACTCCGACGGTTACAAATACAGGCTGAACATCTACCTGACCAGACAGCTGCCGGTTTGTTCCTCACCTGACACCTGTCTGAACGGAGGCGAGTGCAGGCGGCTGATGGACTCCAATGATCACCTATGTGACTGTCCAGATGGTTACTATGGAAATAGATGTGAAAACAGCACCAGCATCTACCAGAACATTGACATCGGTTCCCTGGTGCCGGACATAACCACCCTCAACACCAAACTGGACCggacagatgacaaactggacCGGATCCTTGACACCTGTCTGAAGCAGCTGGACCAG GTGGAAACATCGTCAGTGGGAACGTTAGCGTTGGCAGCGGAGGCTACATTTCTGCCATTGCCTCTGCTCCAAACCTGTTGCAGTAGATCCGCCAGCGTCCATCCTCCCACTGACGTGGACAAGTTCTCGGTGCAGATCCTGGACACCTGTCTGCTGAACTACCTGTCCACTGTGCGCTCCCTGGAGGACGCCAACGCCAAGTTGGAGCTGAAGATCAGGCAGTGGGTGGAGAGCAGTGGAGACTCCACCTCCAGAGACTACAGCACCTGCTTCCAAACCATGTCCATCATCAGGTCCAAG GTCCAAGGTGAGTCCAGTCCTGCTTCCAAACCATGTTCATCATCAAGTCCAAGGTGA
- the LOC115412059 gene encoding keratin, type I cytoskeletal 13-like, producing MSFSHVDQLDPVDLTKAMAQNTQLHHTIYSKNQKDLEAFQAKTQVLKDNVAVGIWTLQTFRSEDTQVQSTLESLETQLRSTLDMEVLEGTVADTLSQYRGMLRGYLSQVSTLEDQLVQLRLNLDLQDYEYKKLLDTNIHLELEVAEYKRLQG from the exons ATGAGCTTCAGCCACGTGGACCAGTTGGACCCA GTGGACCTCACCAAGGCCATGGCCCAGAACACACAACTCCACCACACCATCTACTCCAAGAACCAGAAGGACCTGGAGGCCTTCCAGGCCAAG ACCCAGGTTCTGAAGGACAATGTGGCGGTCGGCATATGGACCCTGCAGACGTTCAGGTCTGAAGACACCCAGGTCCAGTCTACTTTGGAGTCTCTGGAGACCCAACTGCGGTCCACATTGGACATG GAAGTGTTGGAGGGAACTGTGGCTGACACCCTGAGCCAGTACAGAGGGATGCTAAGAGGATACCTGAGCCAG gTGTCCACTCTGGAGGACCAGCTAGTCCAGCTCAGGTTGAACCTGGATCTTCAGGACTACGAGTACAAGAAGCTGCTGGACACCAACATCCATCTGGAGCTGGAGGTCGCCGAGTACAAAAGGCTTCAGGGCTGA
- the LOC115413007 gene encoding leukocyte cell-derived chemotaxin-2-like yields the protein MRHAVLLLALICACDALTFGQLCSSYPTNTPRTSDIHGQGHFGARRTYGSHEGIDITCNDGDTVYAPFDLTVVRGLIVYSGGRNAAINKGIVIQASGLCFKLFYVDPVQTSGSLKKGDVLGTMMPMQEVYPGITSHVHVMLCDKTDPTGYF from the exons ATGAGACACGCCGTCCTTCTACTGG CTCTCATATGTGCCTGTGATGCCCTAACGTTCGGTCAGTTGTGCAGCAGTTATCCTACCAACACACCGCGGACTTCGGACATCCATGGACAAGGACACTTTGGCGCCAGACG AACCTATGGCTCCCATGAGGGTATCGACATTACCTGCAATGACGGTGACACCGTCTATGCCCCCTTTGACCTGACTGTGGTCAGAGGACTGATCGTCTACTCCGGCGGGCGGAACGCCGCCATCAACAAGGGCATCGTAATCCAAGCAAGCG GTCTGTGTTTCAAACTGTTCTACGTGGACCCGGTCCAAACCTCTGGCTCGCTGAAGAAGGGCGATGTCCTGGGAACCATGATGCCCATGCAGGAGGTTTACCCAGGGATCACCTCGCACGTCCATGTTATGTTGTGTGACAAGACCGACCCAACGGGATACTTCTGA
- the tsn gene encoding translin → MSVTEMFSYIQGFLSADQDVREEIRKVVQVLEQTAREILTVLQSVHQPSGFKEIPSKCTKARELFCTVRTQVADLKTKFPVEQYYRFHEHWRFVLQRLAFLAAFVVYLESETLVTREEAAQILGIEVVREKGFHLDVEDYLAGVLIMASELSRLAVNSVTAGDYSRPLRISNFINELDSGFRLLNLKNDPLRKRYDGLKYDVKKIEEVVYDLSIRGLAKEMDTVGDK, encoded by the exons ATGTCTGTCACAGAGATGTTCAGTTATATCCAGGGTTTCCTGAGCGCCGACCAGGACGTAAGAGAG GAAATCCGTAAGGTGGTCCAGGTGTTGGAGCAGACTGCCAGGGAAATCCTAACTGTACTCCAAAGCGTCCACCAGCCGTCTGGGTTCAAAGAAA TTCCCAGTAAATGCACAAAGGCACGGGAGTTGTTCTGCACAGTCAGGACACAAGTGGCAGACCTCAAAACCAAATTCCCTGTGGAACAGTATTACAG GTTCCATGAACACTGGCGGTTTGTCCTGCAGCGGCTGGCATTCCTCGCTGCGTTTGTTGTGTACCTGGAGAGTGAAACTCTGGTGACCCGGGAGGAGGCAGCTCAGATACTCGGCA TCGAGGTGGTCAGAGAGAAGGGCTTTCATCTGGATGTGGAGGACTACTTGGCCGGCGTGTTGATCATGGCCAGTGAACTG TCCCGGCTGGCGGTTAATAGTGTTACAGCAGGAGACTACAGCCGGCCACTTCGCATCTCAAACTTCATCAATGAGCTTGACTCAGGCTTCCGCCTCCTCAACCTCAAGAATGACCCCCTACGGAAACGCTACGACGGCCTCAAGTACGACGTGAAGAAGATCGAGGAGGTGGTGTACGACCTGTCCATCCGCGGCCTGGCCAAGGAGATGGACACAGTCGGGGACAAGTAG